Proteins encoded by one window of Planctomonas sp. JC2975:
- a CDS encoding type II toxin-antitoxin system death-on-curing family toxin, protein MSRRPLTVSVLAQRSGLQFDDVLLSLWDAGITYPSGPNSEIRARDLPRAEAALTLASPKEKLRVEYWERLSGLTRVELNLKLESQGITIGPNARRIPKGSLRKLERAIASPFRPATTLLQRVDTPPNVANLKPLVWREIGHRRSLRYLTADQVRQIHFAIADDFADTPDPIAPAGVRFPDLLESAAIRPTIGLGDIQKYPTVEMSGAALMHSLIHNHPFFNGNKRTALVSLLSALDLNGYTLTCNENDLFRWTVRVAQHKVAPLNITGDRNDVEVIEMSEWLRQRSRPIEKGERVITWSALRRRLIALECDVQLSSNRGGRMQISRQVPYQEKRFLGSRTVFRERKYSLAYGGDGRQIGKGTLKELRQALELSEDNGYDSTAFYGAEFDQVDEFIRVYRKTLARLAKL, encoded by the coding sequence TTGAGCAGACGACCCCTAACAGTTTCGGTCCTCGCACAACGAAGCGGGCTCCAGTTCGACGATGTTCTGTTGTCGCTCTGGGATGCCGGAATCACATATCCATCAGGTCCCAATTCCGAGATCCGAGCAAGAGATCTCCCTCGGGCTGAGGCTGCGCTCACGCTCGCCTCTCCAAAAGAAAAGTTGAGGGTTGAATACTGGGAACGTCTCTCCGGGCTCACCAGAGTTGAGCTTAACCTCAAGCTGGAATCACAGGGCATCACGATCGGTCCAAACGCCCGCCGTATCCCGAAAGGATCTTTACGAAAGCTCGAGCGTGCAATCGCAAGCCCGTTTCGCCCGGCCACAACTCTACTCCAGAGAGTCGATACGCCACCCAACGTCGCGAACTTAAAGCCTCTCGTTTGGCGAGAGATTGGTCATCGGAGATCACTCCGCTATTTGACCGCCGATCAGGTCAGACAGATTCACTTCGCCATCGCGGATGACTTTGCTGATACTCCTGATCCGATTGCGCCTGCAGGCGTTCGATTTCCCGATCTACTTGAAAGTGCAGCAATACGACCAACAATCGGACTGGGCGACATACAGAAGTATCCGACCGTGGAGATGTCCGGCGCAGCCCTTATGCACTCATTGATCCACAATCATCCGTTCTTCAATGGGAATAAGCGAACTGCCCTAGTTTCCCTTCTGTCTGCTCTCGATTTGAACGGCTACACGTTGACATGCAACGAAAATGACCTGTTCCGTTGGACCGTGCGGGTTGCTCAACACAAGGTTGCCCCGTTGAATATCACAGGCGACCGAAATGACGTCGAGGTCATTGAAATGTCAGAGTGGCTGCGACAGCGATCTCGACCAATCGAAAAGGGAGAGCGGGTCATTACATGGTCCGCTCTCAGACGGCGTTTAATTGCGCTCGAGTGCGACGTACAACTTTCTTCAAACCGCGGTGGGCGCATGCAGATTTCCCGCCAAGTCCCCTATCAGGAAAAGCGCTTCCTTGGCAGTCGCACTGTCTTTCGTGAGCGCAAATACTCGCTCGCCTACGGGGGTGACGGTCGCCAAATTGGCAAAGGCACGCTGAAGGAGCTCAGGCAGGCTCTCGAGCTGTCGGAGGACAATGGATATGATTCGACCGCATTCTATGGGGCAGAATTTGATCAAGTTGATGAGTTCATTCGGGTTTATCGAAAGACGCTCGCCCGGCTAGCAAAGCTCTAG
- a CDS encoding glycoside hydrolase N-terminal domain-containing protein has protein sequence MSSEGQSNPPTGEINRRSVLQGAIGMGAFVAMAGVPAFTSEPAFAEAGRGVGAATGPVPDADAIRMWYSKPGTPTKILEQGLPIGNGRLGALITGDPSADQLFVSDLSMWSGGRNDTLGSDGQFPYDQSNFGNAQMLANATLEIPGHALSAVDEYQRHLDLSNGLVRAVYVKGGVRYSRTMFASHPHDAIVIHLDQSGGGSYTGRFVLSGTHGEMTRASGREASFSGTLANGLKYAAVASAKSVGGKVSVDGDGVTFTDCTSIVILLTGGTNYTPNLATDFMNPHADPLEIARSRVATALNQPTALVLDKHLRDYRALFESQSISLGASSASQRALDTEARLQARAAVDSPADPELEAMYLQFGRYLTIAGSRTSLPINLQGPWLKDNDPPWMADYHSDINVEMNYWLTDRARLTECYDAFTNYCVAQFPSWTTITQAQFQDARNGFRNSSGKVAGWTIAITTGIYGSNGWWWHPAGSAWISNTLFEHYEFTLDRRHLERIYPLIKGACEFWEARLLSISVTDPTTGETHEELIDDADWSPEQGPTNAKGITYAQELVWQLFANLQTAARVLGRDRNYTATIKALQDKLHLPAVSKETGWLQEWMTDDNLGETTHRHLSPLIGLFPGDRINTDTTPKDIVTGATNLLRARGMTSYGWSMAWRGLCWARLKNSTRAYRSVLNQLIPADGTNNGTAINFFDMYSADGYVFQIDANLGIPSTMYEMLVYSRPGVIELLPASPAAWDTGSITSVGARGGFTVDLTWRGRQVSRAVIRSVGGRETTVRYGAWAQTIKLTPGQQVTLTPPPREYVDEPEPITAAVINRASGTVMSVPGADKTPGTALIMWTDGGSDNQRWTVTDAGSGQVCLTNVRSQLLADIYGGGTNVGDVVDQWTATGGDSQMWRFVDAGDGWSKVVNTRSGLLLSIENQSLSDGARLVQLADTGDATQLWKLV, from the coding sequence ATGAGTTCCGAAGGGCAGTCGAACCCACCGACGGGAGAGATCAACCGTCGCAGCGTCTTGCAGGGAGCGATTGGAATGGGAGCCTTCGTCGCCATGGCCGGTGTTCCAGCGTTCACCTCTGAACCGGCATTCGCCGAGGCTGGCCGCGGTGTGGGCGCCGCAACGGGCCCGGTCCCCGATGCTGACGCAATCCGGATGTGGTATTCGAAACCTGGAACACCGACGAAAATCCTCGAACAGGGGCTTCCCATCGGTAACGGTCGACTTGGTGCCCTGATAACGGGTGACCCCTCCGCCGATCAGCTGTTCGTTTCCGACCTGAGCATGTGGAGCGGGGGCCGAAACGACACTCTCGGCAGTGATGGCCAATTCCCGTATGACCAGAGCAACTTCGGAAACGCACAGATGTTGGCCAATGCCACCCTGGAAATTCCTGGGCACGCGCTTTCGGCCGTTGACGAATACCAACGCCACCTCGACCTGAGCAACGGCCTCGTGCGAGCCGTATATGTGAAAGGCGGTGTGAGGTACTCCCGCACCATGTTCGCAAGTCACCCGCACGACGCCATTGTCATCCATCTCGACCAGTCGGGCGGCGGATCGTACACGGGCCGCTTCGTGTTGAGCGGGACGCACGGCGAGATGACACGAGCATCCGGGCGCGAGGCTTCCTTCTCCGGGACGCTCGCGAACGGCCTGAAGTACGCGGCAGTGGCAAGCGCGAAGTCCGTGGGTGGAAAAGTGAGCGTCGACGGGGACGGCGTTACGTTCACCGACTGCACCAGCATCGTGATCCTGCTCACTGGCGGAACCAACTACACACCGAATCTCGCCACGGACTTCATGAATCCCCACGCGGACCCGCTGGAGATCGCGCGTTCCCGCGTCGCCACGGCGCTCAACCAACCCACCGCGCTTGTGCTCGACAAACACCTCCGCGACTACCGGGCACTGTTCGAGTCGCAGTCGATCAGCCTGGGCGCATCGAGCGCCTCCCAACGAGCACTCGACACGGAGGCTCGGCTTCAGGCCCGTGCAGCAGTGGATTCGCCAGCAGATCCCGAACTCGAAGCAATGTACCTGCAATTCGGGCGATATCTCACGATTGCGGGATCGCGTACGAGTCTGCCCATCAACTTGCAGGGGCCCTGGCTCAAGGACAACGACCCGCCATGGATGGCCGACTACCACAGCGACATCAACGTGGAGATGAATTACTGGCTCACCGACCGGGCACGGCTAACCGAGTGCTACGACGCGTTCACGAACTATTGCGTCGCTCAATTCCCCTCATGGACCACGATCACGCAAGCCCAGTTCCAGGATGCACGCAACGGCTTCCGGAACAGCTCCGGCAAGGTGGCGGGCTGGACCATCGCGATCACTACCGGCATATACGGCAGCAATGGCTGGTGGTGGCATCCTGCCGGTAGCGCCTGGATATCAAACACCCTCTTCGAACACTACGAATTCACACTCGATAGGCGCCACCTCGAGCGCATTTACCCGCTCATCAAAGGGGCATGCGAGTTTTGGGAGGCGCGGCTCCTCAGCATCTCCGTGACCGACCCGACAACCGGTGAGACTCACGAGGAACTCATCGACGATGCCGACTGGTCGCCAGAGCAGGGACCGACCAACGCAAAGGGCATAACTTACGCGCAGGAACTCGTTTGGCAACTTTTCGCCAATCTACAGACGGCGGCACGCGTATTGGGTCGCGACCGGAACTACACGGCAACGATCAAGGCACTGCAGGACAAACTTCACCTGCCCGCCGTGAGCAAGGAGACCGGGTGGCTCCAGGAGTGGATGACCGACGACAACCTTGGCGAGACGACTCATCGGCACCTGTCGCCCCTGATCGGTCTATTTCCCGGCGACCGGATCAACACCGATACGACGCCGAAGGACATCGTCACGGGAGCGACCAACCTGTTGCGGGCGCGCGGCATGACCAGCTACGGATGGTCCATGGCCTGGCGAGGGCTTTGCTGGGCTCGACTGAAGAACTCGACTCGGGCGTATCGCTCCGTTCTCAACCAGCTCATCCCGGCGGACGGCACAAACAACGGAACGGCGATCAACTTCTTCGATATGTACTCCGCAGATGGGTACGTCTTCCAGATCGACGCAAACCTCGGCATACCGTCAACGATGTACGAAATGCTCGTCTACTCGCGTCCCGGGGTGATCGAGCTGCTGCCCGCCAGTCCTGCGGCTTGGGACACCGGCTCGATCACCAGCGTTGGCGCCCGTGGTGGATTCACGGTCGACCTGACGTGGAGGGGGCGCCAGGTCTCGCGGGCGGTGATCCGAAGCGTCGGCGGTCGCGAGACGACCGTGCGGTACGGCGCGTGGGCGCAGACCATCAAGCTCACACCCGGACAGCAGGTCACGCTCACCCCGCCGCCACGCGAGTACGTTGACGAACCCGAACCGATCACAGCCGCCGTCATCAACCGTGCCAGCGGCACGGTGATGTCTGTGCCCGGAGCGGACAAGACCCCCGGCACAGCCCTCATCATGTGGACCGACGGCGGATCGGACAACCAACGCTGGACGGTCACCGACGCGGGTTCTGGACAGGTCTGCCTCACAAACGTCAGATCGCAGCTGCTTGCCGACATTTACGGTGGTGGAACGAACGTCGGCGACGTTGTCGACCAGTGGACGGCCACCGGTGGCGACAGTCAGATGTGGCGCTTCGTGGATGCCGGCGATGGCTGGTCCAAGGTGGTGAATACCCGCAGCGGACTGTTGCTCTCTATCGAGAACCAGTCACTCTCAGACGGAGCCAGACTCGTGCAGCTCGCCGACACGGGAGACGCCACGCAACTCTGGAAGCTCGTTTGA
- a CDS encoding endo-alpha-N-acetylgalactosaminidase family protein, with product MQTPALAAPGRATEATIGSSRLSVRVATDFPDVLGYTWLPTGGTLSGHDGPAPQIQINGTAYTPSVRSTKARDHVDYVLAVDSIAVSAAARISVRDDVVDFAVTKVNEAGSTKVTTIGLPDQQLISLRSDQPGATVSDAAVYRTNYAPGPNLDTISAVADRSVEATPHQASIALFNTGTVAAGVVSNAIQTYGNLLVQTKQAGSVKQTSASSNTWTYRGPDGKVVALPDAKIVVTGDRNGDHTLNWQDAGIAYREIQPLPTGAAATKNNVVSQIALNFESQAQNPFIKTLDDIKKVNLLTDGLGQSIELKGYQDQGHDSAHPDYAGDYNEAAGGLADIKYIVSHAKDYNAIVGVHINDGAESPRADAFRWDKTTNPSAPTPAYIYGDTQYAMNMTDDQASGDYAARIKALMQQVPGLGFIYTDAFFGEDWNGWEEANAVNAYGIPIYTEFPTYLWPNATWYHDSAEYDDVGINSQILRFIDNSNADAWIQNSQPMLGGEQNNASFMGWHSANSVTKEIAQVFTNNLPTKYLQNFQILKWTPNEIDFSGGVKTTMNGTTPQIWKDGVLERDGNDIFLPWSAQGEQKIYAWSGTGQARTWTLPKSWSKQHQVTLYQLTDTGKAKPVVVPVRDGKVSIQLAANTPYVVYPQHAIATPRTSDRTGDGSNTGSPVITGATAQSVDFGAGTIVKDGEFFSGSFQDWKPASSTSDTSGVQIVTDSNGFQNLQVGGRADGEVSQKLTGLKPGHTYAASAYVTVQGKRTATVQVSGYGGKTVSTSIDSPPPAQDDLDNRLAGQPFQQLKVLFTVPSGRGDANATLSLIGGAGSGTDIVQFTDVRVQQNDGANHQADGHFYTEDFEQPDGGSFGPFIIGKPSEPSLILSKTNPGYTRDTISGKYSLETINNGAGLQYRTWPGTIDFEPGHAYRVRLDYQSDASGLYDFQVGADGADHPIVDIPLAQTTERGLTSAPPDGPKPAGWTDSLPPQTSAPHASIDTTFVAGSQAAYLALEQNSDAQGASTIDNLIVDDLGPAAGSDAGSALSTLTLTPTQLPGGTTSTVTATFTNTSAEPETGVDVSLSAPDGWTLDSTSSSHADSVPAGATLQATYRIGTPTKAVPGQDLLTARAAYRWNGHAVGVTTSANIKIAYASLADAFDNIGITDDADTAAGAYDGSGGNSFSAQSLAAAGVTPGSTVTHDGVSFTWPDVPAGTPDNVTAQGQTISVDGSGALAVLGSAATGGQGTITVSYTDGSTSSAVVGFPNWTGDSTTRFGAQLAIDSVGNNGPSGHYHAGVHYGVFYNTVPLDQGKTVQTVTLPNAPNLHLFALTAKPLTAQPPTADVYASDLQWTSATNGWGPVERDHSLGEDLAGDGGALTLGGVTYAKGLGAAPFAGTPAVISYDLGGKCTALTATIGLDQEEPSRGSVGFAVVADGVTVFSSGVFTPGSTPQTITVPLTGAHTVQLQTNDGGDGNGNDHGDWANAQFHCGG from the coding sequence GTGCAAACGCCCGCGCTGGCGGCCCCGGGCCGCGCGACGGAAGCGACCATCGGGTCGTCTCGGCTCTCGGTCCGAGTTGCGACGGACTTTCCCGACGTTCTCGGATATACCTGGCTGCCGACGGGCGGAACCCTTTCCGGGCACGACGGGCCGGCACCGCAGATCCAGATCAACGGCACGGCGTACACCCCGTCGGTTCGCTCCACGAAGGCGAGGGATCACGTGGACTACGTCCTCGCAGTCGACTCCATCGCCGTCTCCGCGGCGGCGCGCATCTCGGTGCGCGACGACGTCGTCGACTTCGCAGTGACCAAGGTGAACGAGGCGGGATCGACCAAGGTCACGACGATCGGCCTGCCGGACCAGCAGCTGATCTCCCTGCGCAGCGATCAGCCTGGCGCGACGGTCTCGGACGCGGCCGTCTACCGGACCAACTACGCGCCGGGCCCGAACCTCGATACCATCTCCGCCGTCGCCGACCGGAGCGTCGAGGCGACGCCGCATCAGGCGAGCATCGCCCTCTTCAACACGGGCACGGTGGCGGCCGGGGTGGTGTCGAACGCGATCCAGACGTACGGCAACCTGCTGGTGCAGACCAAGCAGGCCGGGTCGGTGAAGCAGACCTCCGCGTCGAGCAACACGTGGACCTATCGCGGACCGGACGGCAAAGTGGTGGCGCTGCCCGACGCGAAGATCGTCGTGACCGGCGACCGCAACGGTGACCACACGTTGAACTGGCAGGACGCCGGGATCGCCTACCGCGAGATCCAGCCGCTGCCGACCGGCGCCGCTGCGACGAAGAATAACGTCGTCTCGCAGATCGCGCTGAACTTCGAGAGCCAGGCTCAGAACCCATTCATCAAGACGCTGGACGACATCAAGAAGGTCAATCTCCTCACCGATGGCCTCGGGCAGTCGATCGAGCTGAAGGGCTACCAGGATCAGGGACACGATTCTGCGCACCCGGACTACGCCGGCGACTACAACGAGGCGGCCGGCGGACTTGCCGACATCAAGTACATCGTCAGCCACGCCAAGGACTACAACGCGATCGTCGGCGTGCACATCAACGACGGCGCCGAGTCGCCGCGCGCGGACGCCTTCCGGTGGGACAAGACGACGAATCCGAGCGCACCAACACCGGCGTACATCTACGGGGACACCCAGTACGCGATGAACATGACGGACGACCAGGCGAGCGGGGACTACGCGGCGCGGATCAAGGCGCTGATGCAGCAGGTGCCCGGGCTGGGCTTCATCTACACCGACGCGTTCTTCGGCGAGGACTGGAACGGCTGGGAAGAGGCGAACGCCGTCAACGCGTACGGCATCCCGATCTACACCGAATTCCCCACCTACCTCTGGCCGAACGCCACCTGGTACCACGACTCCGCTGAGTACGACGACGTCGGCATCAACAGCCAGATCCTGCGCTTCATCGACAACTCGAATGCGGACGCGTGGATCCAGAACAGCCAGCCGATGCTCGGCGGTGAGCAGAACAACGCGAGCTTTATGGGGTGGCACAGCGCCAACTCCGTCACCAAGGAGATTGCCCAGGTCTTCACCAACAACCTCCCCACCAAGTACCTGCAGAACTTCCAGATCCTTAAGTGGACTCCGAACGAGATCGACTTCAGCGGCGGCGTCAAGACCACGATGAACGGGACGACGCCGCAGATCTGGAAGGACGGCGTGCTCGAGCGGGACGGCAACGACATCTTCCTGCCGTGGTCGGCCCAGGGCGAGCAGAAGATCTACGCGTGGAGCGGCACAGGGCAGGCCCGCACCTGGACCCTGCCGAAGAGCTGGTCGAAGCAGCACCAGGTGACGCTGTACCAACTCACCGACACGGGCAAGGCCAAGCCGGTCGTGGTGCCGGTACGCGACGGCAAGGTCAGCATCCAGCTCGCGGCGAACACGCCCTATGTCGTCTACCCGCAGCACGCGATCGCCACGCCCCGTACGAGCGACCGGACGGGCGACGGCAGCAACACCGGTTCGCCGGTGATCACCGGCGCCACCGCGCAGTCCGTCGATTTCGGCGCGGGCACGATCGTCAAGGACGGCGAGTTCTTCAGCGGATCCTTCCAGGACTGGAAGCCGGCGTCGTCGACGAGCGACACCAGCGGCGTCCAGATCGTCACGGATTCGAACGGCTTCCAGAACCTCCAGGTCGGCGGCCGGGCGGACGGGGAGGTGAGCCAGAAGCTGACGGGCCTGAAACCGGGGCACACGTATGCGGCGTCGGCGTACGTCACGGTGCAAGGAAAGCGGACGGCCACGGTCCAGGTCAGCGGCTATGGCGGGAAGACCGTCAGCACGTCTATCGACTCGCCGCCGCCCGCCCAGGACGACCTCGACAACCGGCTCGCGGGTCAGCCGTTCCAGCAGCTCAAGGTGCTGTTCACCGTTCCCTCCGGTCGCGGAGACGCGAACGCCACGCTCAGTCTGATCGGGGGCGCCGGCTCCGGCACGGACATCGTGCAGTTCACCGACGTCCGCGTCCAGCAGAATGACGGGGCGAACCACCAAGCCGACGGGCACTTCTACACGGAGGACTTCGAACAGCCCGACGGCGGGAGCTTCGGTCCCTTCATCATCGGGAAGCCGAGCGAGCCCAGCCTGATCCTGTCGAAGACGAACCCGGGGTACACGCGCGACACGATCAGCGGGAAGTATTCGCTGGAGACGATCAACAACGGCGCTGGGCTCCAGTACCGGACCTGGCCGGGGACGATCGACTTCGAACCGGGGCACGCGTACCGGGTGCGGCTGGACTACCAGTCGGACGCCTCCGGGCTGTACGACTTCCAGGTCGGCGCCGACGGCGCGGACCACCCGATCGTCGACATCCCGCTCGCCCAGACGACCGAGCGCGGTCTGACGTCCGCACCGCCGGACGGCCCGAAGCCCGCCGGGTGGACGGACAGCCTCCCCCCGCAGACCTCGGCGCCGCACGCGTCGATCGACACGACGTTCGTGGCGGGATCCCAGGCGGCCTACCTGGCGCTGGAGCAGAACTCCGACGCCCAGGGGGCGTCCACCATCGACAACCTGATCGTGGACGATCTCGGGCCGGCCGCCGGATCCGACGCCGGCTCGGCTCTGTCCACCCTGACGCTCACTCCGACGCAGCTCCCCGGCGGGACGACCAGCACGGTGACGGCCACCTTCACCAACACCAGCGCCGAACCGGAGACCGGTGTCGACGTCTCCCTCTCCGCGCCCGACGGATGGACGCTCGACTCGACCTCCAGCAGCCACGCCGACAGCGTTCCGGCCGGAGCGACACTTCAGGCGACCTACCGCATCGGCACGCCGACGAAAGCGGTGCCGGGCCAGGACCTGCTGACAGCTCGCGCCGCCTACCGCTGGAACGGCCACGCGGTCGGGGTCACCACCTCGGCCAACATCAAGATCGCGTACGCATCACTCGCGGACGCCTTCGACAACATCGGCATCACCGACGACGCGGACACCGCGGCCGGCGCCTACGACGGCAGCGGAGGGAACAGCTTCTCAGCGCAGTCCCTGGCGGCCGCGGGCGTCACGCCCGGCTCGACGGTCACCCACGACGGCGTCTCGTTCACCTGGCCAGACGTGCCGGCCGGAACGCCGGACAACGTGACGGCGCAAGGGCAGACGATCAGTGTCGACGGCAGCGGAGCACTGGCGGTCCTGGGATCGGCGGCCACGGGAGGACAAGGGACGATCACCGTCAGCTACACCGATGGCTCGACGTCCAGCGCGGTCGTCGGCTTCCCCAACTGGACCGGTGACAGCACCACCCGGTTCGGCGCCCAGCTGGCGATCGACAGCGTCGGCAACAACGGCCCGTCCGGTCACTACCACGCGGGCGTCCACTACGGGGTCTTCTACAACACCGTCCCGCTCGATCAGGGCAAGACGGTCCAGACGGTCACCCTGCCCAACGCGCCGAACCTCCACCTGTTCGCGCTGACCGCGAAGCCGCTCACCGCGCAGCCGCCGACGGCGGACGTCTACGCCAGTGATCTGCAGTGGACCTCGGCGACCAACGGCTGGGGCCCGGTCGAGCGCGACCACAGCCTCGGCGAGGACCTCGCCGGCGACGGCGGCGCCCTCACGCTGGGCGGCGTCACCTATGCCAAGGGCCTGGGTGCCGCGCCGTTCGCGGGAACGCCGGCGGTC
- a CDS encoding GH116 family glycosyl-hydrolase has protein sequence MFATQTETGPARVGASALPWPVLRSYDMGNLDRISLPIGGVGTGTIGLGGRGDLRDFEIGNRPAKGFRPGTAFFALRVARPGVPAVSRVLEGPLGMTDFEGAAGSPAPNHGLPRFAEACFDAAYPFGQVRLNDPAMPEVRLQGFNPLIPGDLESSSWPLAAFRVEIANSFDSAIDVSVAAVVENFIGSNGTESAVGGNVNHVRRTTNLVGVAMSAPELDPKSEAAGTFVLAMMVDETTTATTRSGWADATWGNSLLDFWDDFTDDGRLDERRSSSARPIGSLAGSVSIPAGETRSLTFLMTWAFPNRYAWRSEDHHLDQAEYTSEIVGNRYCHAYPDPWQTALKAAAALPRLEELTVAAVTAIVDSAVPVEIREAALFNISTLRSPTVFRVADGRLYGWEGVMDRTGSCFGTCTHVWGYEFATSFWFAEFAWSLRETQYELATNDDGLMSFRVGLPTSQSQNWALAAADGQMASLIHLFHDWRLSGDDARLRRLWPAARKTLEFAWIAGGWDADRDGVMEGCQHNTMDVEYYGPNPQMGLWYLAALRAAAEMAHAVGDTQFAEDCRGLFASGSAWIDRELFTGEYYRHDVRPVGREGYIAPGLRHPSMGSVSLDDPDLQVADGVLVDQLVGQYAARLTRLGDVVDAEHVRTTLKTIFQRNFRPSLAGHFNHMRSFALADEAGLLMCTYDEGKRPARPFPYFNEVMTGFEYTAAVGMIQDGDRDQAMTVIRAIRARYDGARRNPFDEAECGHHYARAMASWSAFVAWNSFDFDGRTNTFTIEMADGDGTTFWSTGSAWGTWSQSDLRGELRIGGGIIRIDTVVVSGRPHALGEGATGRAGERYVIDLTELSADH, from the coding sequence ATGTTCGCAACACAGACCGAGACCGGCCCTGCACGGGTCGGCGCGAGCGCCCTTCCGTGGCCTGTCCTGCGCAGCTACGACATGGGAAATCTCGATCGGATAAGCCTCCCCATCGGGGGAGTGGGTACCGGCACGATCGGTCTCGGCGGACGCGGTGACCTTCGAGACTTCGAGATCGGCAATCGTCCGGCAAAGGGCTTTCGCCCGGGGACCGCATTCTTCGCACTGCGGGTGGCGCGGCCGGGAGTTCCCGCCGTGTCTCGCGTTCTCGAGGGCCCGCTTGGCATGACCGACTTCGAAGGGGCGGCAGGGTCGCCTGCGCCGAATCATGGACTACCCCGGTTCGCCGAGGCGTGCTTCGACGCAGCGTACCCATTCGGTCAGGTGCGACTGAACGACCCCGCCATGCCAGAGGTCCGGCTGCAGGGCTTCAACCCGCTCATCCCGGGTGATCTCGAATCCAGCAGCTGGCCCCTCGCGGCCTTCCGGGTCGAGATCGCGAATAGCTTCGACTCAGCCATAGACGTCTCGGTCGCAGCCGTGGTTGAGAACTTCATCGGATCGAACGGTACGGAGTCGGCCGTTGGCGGCAACGTGAACCATGTGCGCAGGACGACGAATCTCGTTGGGGTGGCGATGTCAGCGCCAGAGCTCGATCCGAAGAGCGAAGCCGCCGGGACGTTCGTGCTGGCAATGATGGTGGATGAGACGACCACCGCGACAACCCGCTCGGGATGGGCGGACGCGACCTGGGGCAACTCGCTGCTGGACTTCTGGGACGACTTCACGGATGACGGGCGGCTGGACGAGCGGCGATCGTCCAGCGCCAGGCCGATCGGTTCCCTCGCGGGGTCCGTGTCGATTCCGGCTGGAGAGACCCGCAGCCTGACGTTTCTCATGACGTGGGCGTTCCCGAACAGGTATGCCTGGCGATCTGAAGACCATCACTTGGATCAGGCAGAGTACACCAGCGAGATCGTCGGCAACCGCTACTGCCACGCGTACCCAGATCCGTGGCAGACGGCGCTGAAGGCTGCGGCGGCGCTTCCGCGTCTCGAGGAACTCACGGTCGCTGCTGTCACTGCGATCGTCGATTCGGCAGTCCCGGTCGAGATCCGTGAGGCCGCGTTGTTCAACATCAGCACCCTGCGGAGTCCTACGGTATTCCGAGTCGCGGACGGGCGGCTTTACGGGTGGGAGGGAGTGATGGACCGGACGGGCTCGTGCTTCGGGACCTGCACGCATGTGTGGGGATACGAGTTCGCGACATCCTTCTGGTTCGCGGAGTTCGCCTGGTCGTTGAGGGAGACACAGTACGAGCTGGCCACCAACGATGACGGGCTCATGAGCTTCCGGGTGGGGCTACCCACGTCCCAAAGCCAGAATTGGGCTCTCGCGGCCGCCGACGGGCAGATGGCGTCGCTGATTCATCTGTTCCACGACTGGCGGTTGAGCGGGGATGATGCGCGACTTCGTCGACTGTGGCCGGCGGCCCGCAAGACGCTCGAGTTCGCGTGGATCGCAGGCGGGTGGGATGCCGACCGCGACGGCGTCATGGAAGGTTGCCAGCACAACACGATGGATGTGGAGTATTACGGACCCAATCCACAGATGGGCCTGTGGTACCTGGCGGCTCTGCGCGCCGCTGCGGAGATGGCGCACGCGGTCGGCGACACGCAATTCGCGGAGGATTGCCGAGGTCTGTTCGCCTCGGGTTCCGCGTGGATCGACCGCGAGCTCTTCACGGGTGAGTACTACCGACACGACGTTCGCCCTGTCGGACGAGAGGGATACATCGCGCCAGGTCTCCGCCATCCCTCAATGGGGTCTGTATCGCTTGACGATCCCGATCTGCAGGTCGCCGACGGGGTGCTGGTGGATCAGCTGGTGGGACAGTATGCGGCCCGGCTCACCCGTCTTGGCGATGTCGTTGATGCGGAGCATGTGCGGACGACGCTGAAGACCATCTTTCAGAGGAACTTCCGCCCATCGCTCGCGGGCCATTTCAATCACATGCGCAGCTTCGCCCTCGCCGACGAGGCGGGGCTCCTGATGTGCACCTATGACGAGGGGAAGCGCCCGGCTCGACCCTTCCCGTACTTCAACGAAGTCATGACCGGGTTCGAGTACACCGCTGCCGTCGGAATGATCCAGGACGGAGATCGCGACCAGGCGATGACCGTGATCCGCGCCATCCGCGCCCGCTACGACGGGGCCCGCCGCAATCCCTTCGATGAAGCCGAGTGCGGTCATCACTACGCTCGCGCGATGGCGAGCTGGTCCGCGTTCGTCGCCTGGAACAGCTTCGACTTCGACGGCCGGACGAATACGTTCACCATCGAGATGGCCGACGGTGACGGGACCACTTTCTGGTCGACCGGGTCGGCGTGGGGAACGTGGAGCCAATCGGATCTCCGTGGCGAACTCCGTATCGGCGGCGGAATCATCCGAATCGACACGGTGGTCGTCTCTGGTCGGCCTCACGCACTGGGCGAGGGGGCAACCGGGCGGGCGGGCGAACGGTACGTGATCGACCTCACCGAGTTGTCGGCGGACCATTGA